The Dendropsophus ebraccatus isolate aDenEbr1 chromosome 3, aDenEbr1.pat, whole genome shotgun sequence genome includes a region encoding these proteins:
- the GDF15 gene encoding growth/differentiation factor 15, whose protein sequence is MQRSPWKVRCATLCFALLYITKVQLKPLGDQEKMIQLEAVKKSILDRLGLHKPPVIREKLDRDELRKMHWLYQEKLMELRGNLTKDEPPERRVHLLTPKLERSSKKCDMPTSASHHYNLVFSRTQTFHQRLNVMRAELKLCKHILAALQPAAANSTSKAMVNIYKVMESRNASERQGHTLLDSKPVDKDTLTLNVNSAVQQWLASSEKCLRLELVITVDIPFINDGSKQIEADEALILEVETQEKAHFKSRKSRSLAADEDCKKSEKKCCRKSLLVSFEQIGWSDWIVHPSTYEMRFCDGSCPHNYKPASMHAQIKYRMHHINGDTPAPCCVPGSYDPMVLMHYNAERKLVFTVFEDMIVRKCHCA, encoded by the exons ATGCAGAGATCTCCGTGGAAGGTCAGGTGTGCTACTCTCTGCTTCGCTCTCTTATACATCACTAAGGTTCAGCTCAAGCCCTTGGGTGATCAGGAAAAAATGATTCAGCTTGAAGCAGTAAAGAAGAGCATTTTGGATCGTCTGGGTTTGCACAAACCCCCAGTTATTAGAGAGAAACTGGACAGAGATGAACTGCGCAAAATGCATTGGTTATACCAGGAGAAGTTAATGGAACTCAGGGGAAATCTAACGAAGGATGAGCCTCCAGAAAGAAGAGTGCATCTATTAACACCAAAAC TAGAGCGTAGCTCAAAGAAATGTGATATGCCAACAAGTGCAAGTCATCATTACAATCTGGTCTTTTCTAGGACTCAGACATTTCATCAGCGACTTAATGTCATGAGAGCCGAGCTCAAACTTTGTAAACACATTTTGGCTGCACTGCAACCTGCAGCAGCTAACTCAACCTCCAAGGCCATGGTGAACATTTATAAAGTCATGGAATCAAGGAATGCCAGTGAAAGGCAAGGGCATACATTACTTGATTCTAAACCAGTAGACAAAGACACATTGACATTAAATGTGAACTCTGCTGTGCAGCAGTGGTTGGCGAGTTCAGAGAAATGTCTCAGACTGGAGCTGGTCATTACAGTGGACATCCCTTTCATCAATGATGGCAGCAAACAAATAGAAGCAGATGAAGCCCTCATATTAGAAGTGGAGACTCAGGAAAAAGCACATTTCAAATCAAGAAAAAGCAGGTCACTCGCTGCAGATGAGGACTGCAAAAAGAGTGAGAAGAAGTGCTGCCGCAAGTCTTTACTAGTGTCTTTTGAGCAGATTGGCTGGAGTGATTGGATTGTTCATCCTTCCACCTATGAAATGAGATTTTGCGATGGATCCTGCCCACACAACTACAAGCCAGCAAGCATGCATGCTCAAATAAAATACAGAATGCATCACATTAATGGAGATACTCCAGCCCCTTGCTGCGTTCCTGGGAGCTATGATCCTATGGTACTTATGCATTACAATGCTGAGCGCAAGTTGGTCTTTACAGTCTTTGAGGATATGATTGTTAGAAAGTGCCATTGTGCCTAA